In Cloacibacterium caeni, a single window of DNA contains:
- a CDS encoding CocE/NonD family hydrolase, protein MKKILALLAIFSIVWLSAQNTFVKDNYTKKEVYITMRDGVKLFTSIYIPKDISPKNKYPFLMQRTCYSVAPYGEDQYKRSLGPNKFLQNDKYIFVYQDVRGRYMSEGTFTNMTPQVDHKTKKDVDESTDTYDTIDWLIKNIENNNGNVGQYGTSYPGFYAAVGALANHPALKASSPQAPISDFWFDDFHHNGAFMMGYFRTFPVFGVQKSKPENSAWYTEQSKKLGAKSEDGSLFFNEMGTLKEGIDKYYGRDNFFINEIVDHPNYDDFWKKRDLLPHLKNIKHAVMTVGGWFDAEDLRGPLHIYKTIEKNNPKAKNSIVMGPFSHGGWSYEMGKHFHNEVYFGDSIATFYQKNIETPFFNHHLKNTKSATELPEAYMFDTGKKEWKQFAEWPPKNAQKTAFYLRENGQFSSESPSSASFTEYYSDPNKPVPSSTNLKEFNGFTPRNYMSEDQRFAENRPDVASFTTEILAEDLTLAGEIKVKLKIATTGTDADFFVKLIDIYPADEKGMKEKPGVIYGNYHQMVRSEIMPARFRNSFEKPEALVPNQETEVVFNLQDVLHTFKKGHKIQIQVQSTAYPLFAVNPQKFLENPYKAEKSDYTKAFQKIFNNSVIEVEILK, encoded by the coding sequence ATGAAGAAAATACTTGCGCTTTTAGCAATTTTTAGTATTGTTTGGCTTTCTGCTCAAAACACTTTTGTAAAAGACAATTACACCAAAAAAGAAGTGTATATCACCATGAGAGATGGTGTAAAATTATTCACCTCCATCTACATTCCAAAAGATATTTCTCCTAAAAACAAATATCCTTTTTTAATGCAGAGAACCTGCTATTCTGTAGCACCTTATGGTGAAGATCAGTATAAAAGAAGCCTTGGTCCGAATAAATTTTTACAAAACGATAAATATATTTTCGTCTATCAAGACGTTCGCGGAAGATACATGAGCGAAGGTACATTTACCAACATGACACCTCAAGTAGACCATAAAACCAAAAAAGACGTAGACGAAAGTACTGATACTTATGACACGATTGATTGGCTCATCAAAAATATTGAAAACAATAACGGAAATGTAGGTCAATACGGAACTTCGTATCCTGGTTTTTATGCTGCAGTTGGCGCTTTAGCAAATCATCCCGCATTGAAAGCTTCTTCTCCTCAAGCTCCAATTTCTGATTTTTGGTTTGACGATTTTCATCACAATGGTGCTTTTATGATGGGATATTTTAGAACTTTCCCTGTTTTTGGAGTACAAAAATCTAAACCTGAGAATTCTGCTTGGTATACAGAACAAAGCAAAAAATTAGGTGCAAAATCTGAAGATGGTTCACTTTTCTTCAATGAAATGGGAACGTTAAAAGAAGGCATTGACAAATATTACGGAAGAGATAATTTTTTCATCAATGAAATTGTAGACCATCCTAATTATGATGATTTTTGGAAAAAAAGAGACCTTTTACCTCATCTCAAAAACATAAAACACGCGGTAATGACAGTTGGCGGTTGGTTTGATGCAGAAGATTTAAGAGGTCCGCTTCACATTTATAAAACCATCGAAAAAAACAATCCTAAAGCTAAAAACTCTATTGTAATGGGGCCTTTTTCTCATGGTGGTTGGTCTTATGAAATGGGAAAACATTTTCATAATGAAGTATATTTCGGGGATAGCATTGCTACTTTTTATCAAAAAAATATAGAAACTCCGTTCTTTAATCATCATTTAAAGAATACTAAATCTGCAACTGAACTTCCTGAAGCCTATATGTTTGATACTGGGAAAAAAGAATGGAAACAATTTGCAGAATGGCCACCGAAAAATGCTCAAAAAACTGCTTTTTATTTAAGAGAAAACGGACAATTTAGCTCAGAATCTCCAAGTTCTGCTTCTTTCACAGAATATTATTCTGACCCAAACAAACCAGTTCCGAGCAGTACTAATTTGAAAGAATTCAATGGTTTTACGCCTAGAAATTACATGAGTGAAGACCAAAGATTTGCTGAAAATAGACCAGATGTAGCTTCTTTCACTACAGAAATCCTTGCAGAAGACCTTACTTTAGCTGGAGAAATTAAAGTAAAATTAAAAATAGCGACTACAGGAACAGATGCAGATTTCTTCGTGAAACTGATTGATATTTATCCTGCAGACGAAAAAGGAATGAAAGAAAAACCGGGCGTAATCTACGGAAATTATCACCAAATGGTAAGAAGCGAAATTATGCCGGCGAGATTTAGAAATTCTTTTGAAAAACCAGAAGCATTGGTTCCTAATCAAGAAACAGAAGTGGTTTTTAACCTTCAAGATGTATTACACACTTTCAAAAAAGGTCACAAAATCCAAATTCAAGTGCAGAGTACAGCTTATCCATTATTTGCCGTAAATCCTCAGAAATTTTTAGAAAATCCTTACAAAGCAGAAAAATCTGATTATACTAAAGCTTTCCAAAAAATCTTCAACAACTCAGTAATTGAAGTGGAGATTTTAAAATAA
- a CDS encoding YidH family protein: MQPEKPKNLNDHLANERTFLAWLRTGIGVMAFGFVVVKFSLFLKQFSLIFGNQNIIHSKSYSAEIGILLVVFGLIISIFGYFLYKKTEKQINEDSFKNNSFLIGLSTIILIVFTLILIWYLITSVESYAK, encoded by the coding sequence ATGCAACCCGAAAAACCTAAAAATCTTAATGACCATCTTGCTAATGAAAGAACTTTTTTAGCATGGTTAAGAACGGGAATTGGAGTAATGGCGTTCGGTTTTGTAGTGGTAAAATTCTCTCTTTTTTTGAAACAATTTTCACTGATATTTGGAAACCAAAACATCATTCACAGCAAAAGTTATTCGGCAGAAATTGGGATTTTACTGGTCGTTTTTGGACTTATAATTTCCATTTTTGGATACTTCCTTTATAAAAAAACTGAAAAACAAATTAATGAAGATTCATTTAAAAATAATTCTTTTTTAATCGGGCTTTCAACCATTATATTGATTGTTTTCACCTTGATTCTCATTTGGTATTTGATCACCAGCGTAGAATCTTATGCGAAATAA
- the mazG gene encoding nucleoside triphosphate pyrophosphohydrolase → MNSKEQKLEAFSKLLDIMDDLREKCPWDKKQDLQSLRHLTLEEVYELSDALLEENLTEIKKELGDVLLHLVFYAKIGSEKKSFDIADVINSLNEKLIFRHPHIYGNIEVKDEEEVKQNWEKLKLKEGNKSILAGVPKSLPPIIKAYRIQEKVKGIGFEFASAEDAWKKVDEELAEFHAETNPEKKEQELGDVFFSLINYARISGLNADSALERTNLKFIKRFQTLEKLALEKNLNLAEMPLEEMDILWEEAKKTV, encoded by the coding sequence ATGAATTCCAAAGAACAAAAACTAGAAGCTTTCTCTAAATTACTCGATATAATGGACGATTTGAGAGAAAAATGTCCTTGGGATAAAAAGCAAGACTTGCAATCTTTGAGACATTTGACGCTAGAAGAAGTCTACGAACTTTCTGATGCTTTGCTCGAAGAAAATCTTACAGAAATTAAGAAAGAATTGGGTGATGTTTTGTTGCATTTGGTTTTTTATGCTAAAATTGGTTCCGAAAAGAAGAGTTTTGATATTGCAGATGTGATTAATTCACTTAACGAGAAACTCATTTTCCGTCATCCTCACATTTATGGAAATATAGAAGTGAAAGACGAAGAAGAAGTGAAGCAAAATTGGGAAAAACTTAAGCTAAAAGAAGGAAACAAGTCTATTTTAGCAGGAGTTCCGAAAAGTTTGCCACCGATTATTAAAGCTTATAGAATTCAGGAAAAAGTAAAAGGAATTGGTTTTGAATTTGCTTCTGCCGAAGATGCTTGGAAAAAAGTAGATGAAGAACTAGCCGAATTTCATGCCGAAACCAATCCAGAAAAAAAGGAACAAGAATTAGGAGATGTTTTCTTTTCGCTGATTAATTATGCTAGAATTTCTGGGCTTAATGCGGATTCTGCTTTGGAACGAACCAATCTTAAATTCATCAAGCGTTTCCAAACGCTAGAAAAATTGGCTTTAGAAAAGAATCTTAACCTTGCAGAAATGCCTTTAGAAGAAATGGATATTCTTTGGGAAGAAGCCAAGAAAACGGTTTAA
- a CDS encoding DUF5606 family protein, producing MQLEKIISISGKPGLFTLVTQLRSGFIVEDISTGKKASISNTSQVSLLDNIAIYTFDQEVPLFEVMKNIAEKFDYKEAINHKSSDNELKAFMSSVLPNYDVDRVYGSDIKKLVQWYNLLQKAGYIKPEAFVKAEEPAVEDAEIVEEKSVEKKAAAKKAAPKVEKPAAPKAKASSSAKTTVKSTQRKQG from the coding sequence ATGCAGTTAGAAAAAATAATTTCGATTTCTGGGAAACCAGGTTTGTTTACCCTAGTAACGCAATTAAGATCAGGTTTTATCGTAGAAGATATTTCTACAGGAAAAAAAGCAAGCATTTCTAATACTTCTCAAGTAAGTTTATTAGACAATATTGCGATTTATACTTTTGACCAAGAAGTTCCACTTTTTGAAGTAATGAAAAACATTGCTGAAAAATTTGACTATAAAGAAGCGATTAATCACAAATCTTCTGATAATGAATTGAAAGCATTCATGTCTTCAGTTTTACCAAACTATGACGTAGATAGAGTTTATGGTTCAGATATCAAGAAATTGGTACAATGGTATAACTTATTGCAAAAAGCAGGATATATTAAGCCAGAAGCTTTTGTAAAAGCAGAAGAACCAGCAGTAGAAGACGCTGAAATAGTAGAAGAAAAATCTGTAGAAAAGAAAGCAGCAGCTAAAAAAGCGGCTCCAAAAGTAGAAAAACCAGCTGCGCCAAAAGCGAAAGCATCTTCATCTGCTAAAACTACCGTAAAATCTACGCAAAGAAAACAAGGGTAA
- the def gene encoding peptide deformylase has protein sequence MILPIRAYGDTVLRKKAHDISPDYPELKELIDNMFETMNAAHGIGLAAPQIGLDIRLFIVDVTPLADDEDYEDIADELQDFKKVFINARILEESGNEWKFNEGCLSIPDVREDVSRKETILIEYFDENFVKHTETFSDIRARVIQHEYDHIEGVLFTDKLSPLKKKIIKGKLTKITSGDIHVGYKMRFPK, from the coding sequence ATGATTTTACCAATCAGAGCATACGGAGACACAGTTTTAAGAAAAAAAGCCCATGATATTTCACCAGATTATCCTGAGCTTAAAGAACTTATAGACAATATGTTCGAAACCATGAACGCAGCACATGGAATAGGTCTTGCTGCGCCTCAAATTGGCTTAGATATTCGTCTTTTCATCGTAGATGTAACCCCATTAGCTGATGATGAAGACTATGAAGATATTGCAGATGAATTGCAAGATTTCAAAAAAGTATTCATTAATGCTAGAATTTTAGAAGAAAGCGGTAATGAGTGGAAATTTAATGAAGGTTGTCTTTCGATTCCAGATGTGAGAGAAGATGTAAGCAGAAAAGAAACGATTTTGATAGAATATTTTGACGAAAATTTCGTTAAACATACCGAAACTTTTTCAGATATTAGAGCCAGAGTAATTCAGCATGAGTATGACCATATTGAAGGCGTACTTTTTACGGATAAACTCAGTCCTCTAAAGAAAAAAATCATCAAAGGAAAATTGACTAAAATTACTTCAGGAGATATTCATGTAGGATATAAAATGAGATTTCCTAAGTAA
- the ruvX gene encoding Holliday junction resolvase RuvX: protein MSQVVAIDYGKVRCGIAATDDMQLIASALTTVETKNIFSFLEKYFSENKVEILVIGLPTDLKGNLSEIETDILKFIEKVKELFPEVEIHRFDERFTSKMASFFISQSGKNKKQRQEKALIDKVSATIILQNFLEQKQR, encoded by the coding sequence ATGAGTCAAGTAGTTGCTATTGATTACGGAAAAGTGCGTTGCGGAATTGCAGCTACAGATGATATGCAGTTGATTGCTAGCGCATTAACTACTGTAGAAACCAAAAATATTTTTTCTTTTTTAGAAAAATATTTTTCAGAAAATAAAGTTGAAATTTTGGTAATAGGTTTACCTACTGATTTGAAGGGGAATTTATCAGAAATTGAGACTGATATTTTAAAATTTATAGAAAAAGTGAAAGAACTTTTTCCCGAAGTAGAAATTCATCGGTTTGATGAACGTTTTACCTCAAAAATGGCTTCGTTTTTTATCTCTCAAAGTGGGAAAAATAAAAAGCAGAGACAAGAAAAAGCGCTTATTGATAAAGTGAGTGCTACCATAATTTTACAGAATTTTTTAGAACAAAAACAAAGATGA
- a CDS encoding SixA phosphatase family protein, whose translation MKTLLLVRHAKSDWPTNIDDFDRPLNERGHKDAPKMAKFLKEISVTIDAFVTSPAKRALTTCRYFAEVYENKNIQKIEELYNASPTEFLEVIEHLNDSLDHVAIFSHNNGITYFANSLTNENIEHMPTCSVVAFKISAESWKEFKNAEKNFLFFHNPKEI comes from the coding sequence ATGAAAACACTTCTTTTAGTAAGACATGCCAAAAGTGATTGGCCAACCAACATAGATGATTTTGACCGACCACTGAATGAGCGCGGACACAAAGATGCCCCTAAAATGGCGAAATTCCTCAAAGAAATTTCTGTAACCATAGATGCATTTGTGACCAGTCCTGCAAAAAGAGCATTGACTACTTGTAGATATTTTGCTGAAGTGTATGAAAATAAAAACATTCAAAAAATAGAAGAATTATACAATGCTTCGCCTACAGAATTTCTAGAAGTAATAGAACATCTGAACGATTCTTTAGATCATGTTGCCATTTTTTCTCACAATAACGGTATAACTTATTTTGCTAATTCTCTAACCAATGAAAATATAGAACACATGCCAACTTGTTCTGTGGTAGCTTTTAAAATTTCTGCCGAAAGTTGGAAAGAGTTTAAAAATGCAGAGAAAAATTTCTTATTCTTCCACAACCCAAAAGAAATATAA
- a CDS encoding exopolyphosphatase, producing the protein MKIAAIDIGSNAARLLINEVKEPKKGKPEFVKLNLLRIPFRLGIDVFTTGEIGKERKEMVIKSMKVFSQLMEIYGVEHYRACATSAMRDAKNGKEIIDLVKKESGIQIEIISGDEEATLIYENHVAEGLDKNFGYLYIDVGGGSTELTYYENGKMKYEHSFNIGTIRLLNNLVTKENWEEMKTEIKTKIVSKKPMVAIGSGGNINKIFSMSKTKDGKPMSANMLKTFYKDLKELTVEERMLKHNLREDRADVIVPALEIFNKVLGWAEISQIFVPKISVADGLIHSIYDKIRK; encoded by the coding sequence ATGAAAATTGCAGCAATAGACATCGGGAGTAATGCAGCAAGATTGCTCATTAATGAAGTAAAAGAACCTAAAAAAGGCAAACCAGAATTTGTAAAATTGAATCTTCTGAGAATTCCTTTCAGATTGGGAATAGACGTTTTTACCACTGGCGAAATTGGCAAAGAAAGAAAGGAAATGGTCATTAAATCTATGAAAGTTTTCTCTCAATTGATGGAAATTTATGGCGTTGAACATTACCGAGCTTGTGCTACCAGTGCAATGCGTGATGCTAAAAATGGCAAAGAAATTATAGATTTGGTCAAAAAGGAATCAGGAATACAGATTGAAATTATTTCTGGTGATGAAGAAGCTACACTTATCTACGAAAATCACGTAGCAGAAGGACTTGACAAAAATTTTGGATATTTATACATAGACGTAGGTGGTGGTTCTACAGAATTAACATACTACGAAAATGGCAAAATGAAATATGAACATTCTTTCAATATTGGTACGATTAGATTGCTGAATAATTTGGTTACCAAAGAAAACTGGGAAGAAATGAAGACTGAAATAAAAACCAAAATCGTGAGCAAAAAACCTATGGTTGCAATTGGTTCTGGTGGAAACATCAACAAAATTTTCAGCATGAGCAAAACCAAAGATGGAAAACCAATGTCTGCGAATATGCTCAAAACATTTTATAAAGATTTAAAAGAACTTACCGTTGAAGAAAGAATGCTAAAACATAATTTGAGAGAAGACAGAGCAGATGTAATTGTTCCAGCGCTTGAGATTTTTAATAAAGTATTAGGTTGGGCAGAAATTTCACAAATTTTCGTTCCTAAAATTTCTGTTGCAGATGGATTAATTCACAGTATTTATGATAAAATTCGTAAATGA
- a CDS encoding AMP-binding protein, translating to MNTQLSYVHGDSSIPLLGETIGENLKKTVERFPKNDALICSHQNYRATYEEFYEQTSQVAKAILHLGAKPGDRVGIWSPNRYEWVLLQYATARIGIILVNINPAYRTSELIFVLNQSQIKYMFASLSFKTSNYKKMVDDAREFTSTLVDEVFFDENWDDFLKGATHISDEELQNYENQIQFDDPVNIQYTSGTTGFPKGVTLSHHNILNNGYFIGIRLHYTEKDRVCIPVPFYHCFGMVIGNLCCTAHGSTMVIPNDSFDPKLTLEVVEKEKCTSLYGVPTMFIATLHELDLKNYDLSSLRTGVMAGAVCPPEVMKRVENQMNMKEVTICYGMTETSPVSTQTKIGTPFEKQIHSVGTIHDHLEIKIINPETGKIVNRGENGELCTRGYSVMLKYWDNPEATHQVLDSARWMHTGDLAMMDEEGYIHISGRIKDLIIRGGENISPKEIEDFLYQYPNVLDAQVIGVPSEKFGEEVMAWIKVREGFSLTEEELVNFCKGQIAHYKVPKYWKFVQEFPMTISGKVRKVEMREMAIKELGLGKK from the coding sequence ATGAATACTCAATTATCCTATGTTCACGGCGATTCTTCTATTCCACTTTTAGGAGAAACTATTGGCGAAAATCTAAAAAAAACAGTAGAAAGATTTCCTAAAAATGATGCTCTGATTTGCTCACACCAAAATTATCGAGCAACCTACGAAGAATTTTATGAGCAAACTTCACAAGTTGCCAAAGCAATTTTACATCTAGGTGCAAAACCAGGTGATAGAGTTGGAATTTGGTCTCCCAATCGTTATGAATGGGTTTTACTGCAATATGCAACTGCCAGAATTGGGATAATTTTGGTTAATATTAATCCTGCTTACAGAACCAGTGAACTTATTTTTGTATTGAATCAATCTCAAATCAAATATATGTTTGCGTCTTTGAGTTTCAAAACCAGCAATTATAAAAAAATGGTAGACGATGCTCGAGAATTTACCTCTACGTTAGTAGATGAAGTCTTTTTTGATGAAAACTGGGATGATTTTCTAAAAGGTGCGACTCACATTTCTGATGAAGAACTTCAAAATTATGAAAACCAAATTCAATTTGACGACCCTGTAAATATTCAATATACTTCTGGAACTACAGGTTTCCCAAAAGGAGTTACACTTTCTCATCATAACATTTTGAATAACGGATATTTCATTGGCATCAGGCTTCATTATACCGAAAAAGACAGGGTTTGTATTCCTGTTCCTTTTTATCATTGCTTCGGAATGGTCATCGGAAATTTATGTTGTACCGCTCACGGTTCTACCATGGTGATTCCTAATGATAGTTTTGACCCAAAACTTACGCTAGAAGTGGTAGAAAAAGAAAAGTGCACTTCACTATATGGCGTTCCTACGATGTTTATCGCTACTTTGCATGAATTAGATTTAAAAAATTATGATCTTTCAAGCCTTAGAACTGGTGTGATGGCAGGAGCGGTTTGTCCGCCAGAAGTAATGAAAAGAGTAGAAAACCAAATGAACATGAAAGAAGTGACCATTTGCTATGGAATGACGGAAACTTCGCCGGTTTCTACTCAGACTAAAATAGGAACTCCTTTTGAAAAACAAATTCACTCAGTAGGAACCATTCATGACCATTTAGAAATTAAAATCATCAATCCAGAAACGGGTAAAATCGTGAACAGAGGCGAAAATGGTGAACTCTGTACTAGAGGTTACTCTGTAATGCTGAAATATTGGGATAATCCAGAAGCAACCCATCAAGTTTTAGATAGCGCAAGATGGATGCATACTGGCGATCTTGCAATGATGGACGAAGAAGGCTACATTCATATTTCTGGAAGAATTAAAGACTTGATTATACGAGGTGGAGAAAACATTTCTCCTAAAGAAATTGAAGATTTTTTATATCAATATCCTAATGTTTTAGACGCTCAAGTTATTGGTGTTCCGAGTGAAAAATTCGGGGAAGAAGTAATGGCTTGGATTAAAGTAAGAGAAGGATTTTCTTTAACCGAAGAAGAACTTGTCAACTTCTGCAAAGGACAAATTGCCCATTATAAAGTTCCAAAATACTGGAAATTCGTGCAAGAATTCCCAATGACCATTTCAGGAAAAGTAAGAAAAGTAGAAATGCGCGAAATGGCAATTAAAGAACTCGGGTTAGGCAAAAAATAA
- a CDS encoding NifU family protein: protein MNKDKLTHEEIVTKVMEALESIRPFLNNDGGDIELVDVIDNRVMVKLQGNCSGCPMSFSTMKLGVENTIKQFVPSIKEVVSVD, encoded by the coding sequence ATGAATAAAGATAAACTCACTCACGAAGAAATAGTAACCAAAGTAATGGAAGCTTTGGAAAGTATTCGTCCGTTTCTAAATAATGATGGTGGTGATATAGAATTGGTAGATGTTATTGACAATAGAGTAATGGTAAAACTGCAAGGAAACTGTTCTGGTTGTCCTATGAGTTTTTCTACCATGAAACTAGGTGTAGAAAATACCATCAAACAATTTGTACCAAGCATCAAAGAAGTGGTGAGTGTAGACTAA
- a CDS encoding Mrp/NBP35 family ATP-binding protein: protein MLTKTRVQEFLKEIEVDDLVQNFQVMGDDVYIDMIAHSPAMHEKKKLEAAMKQAFATEFGDQVVLKLKITSPEPSQVQQNQIKGKEIPGIQNIIAIASGKGGVGKSTVTANLAVTLQKMGFSVGVLDADIYGPSVPTMFDTEAEKPISIEVDGKNMMKPIENYGVKMLSIGYFSGANQAVVWRGPMASKALNQMLRDAAWGNLDFLLIDLPPGTGDIHLSIIQEVPVTGAVIVSTPQHVALADVKKGIAMFTMESINIPVLGLIENMAYFTPEELPENKYYIFGKQGAQFMAEDLGIPVLGEIPLIQSIREAGDVGRPVALQEGSKIAEIYKETAQKMIESLVERNKNLPPTEAVKITTMAGCSPKK from the coding sequence ATGTTGACGAAAACCAGAGTTCAGGAGTTTCTGAAAGAAATAGAAGTTGATGATTTAGTACAAAACTTCCAAGTAATGGGTGATGATGTGTACATTGATATGATTGCACATTCCCCAGCAATGCACGAAAAGAAGAAGCTGGAAGCAGCGATGAAGCAGGCTTTTGCTACGGAATTTGGTGACCAAGTAGTGCTGAAACTTAAAATCACTTCACCTGAACCTTCGCAAGTTCAACAAAACCAAATCAAAGGAAAAGAAATTCCGGGAATTCAAAATATCATCGCCATAGCTTCTGGTAAAGGTGGTGTAGGAAAATCTACGGTAACTGCAAACTTAGCCGTGACTTTACAAAAAATGGGATTCTCTGTAGGTGTTCTAGATGCAGATATTTACGGACCATCTGTTCCTACCATGTTTGACACCGAAGCAGAAAAACCAATTTCTATAGAAGTAGATGGTAAAAATATGATGAAACCTATTGAAAATTACGGCGTGAAAATGCTTTCCATTGGTTATTTCTCTGGAGCGAATCAAGCAGTAGTTTGGAGAGGACCTATGGCAAGTAAAGCATTGAACCAAATGCTTCGTGATGCAGCTTGGGGAAATCTAGATTTCTTATTGATTGACCTTCCTCCAGGAACAGGAGATATTCACCTTTCGATTATTCAAGAAGTTCCTGTAACGGGTGCTGTAATTGTTTCTACACCGCAACATGTAGCTTTAGCAGATGTGAAAAAAGGAATCGCTATGTTTACGATGGAAAGCATTAATATTCCAGTTTTAGGTTTAATTGAAAATATGGCGTATTTTACACCTGAAGAATTGCCAGAAAATAAATATTACATCTTTGGAAAACAAGGTGCTCAGTTTATGGCAGAAGATTTAGGAATTCCAGTTTTAGGTGAAATTCCTTTAATTCAAAGCATTAGAGAAGCGGGAGACGTTGGTAGACCAGTAGCATTGCAAGAAGGTTCTAAAATTGCAGAAATCTATAAAGAAACTGCACAAAAAATGATAGAAAGTTTAGTAGAAAGAAATAAAAATCTACCACCAACTGAAGCGGTGAAAATTACAACAATGGCAGGTTGTTCGCCTAAGAAATAA
- a CDS encoding dicarboxylate/amino acid:cation symporter encodes MKGQNKLFFAIIIALVLGVIIGGVVHTQFPENTESFSKNIKLLGTIFIRLVQMIIAPLVFTTLVVGIAKMGDTAMIGRVGGKAMLWFITASLVSLMLGLVLVNWLEPGHVTKLPIQDANSAKEILDNSKGFSLEDFVKHVVPKSVFEAFATNEVLQIVLFSIMFGIALSHLGDEYSKPVIKFLDVCAHAILKMVGYIMWFAPLGVLGAIAAVVATNGFEIFKVYAIYLRDFFFALAILWLILCIVGYLILGNRLFELLRRIKEPLLIAFSTTSSEAVFPKLVTELERFGCNNRIVSFILPLGYSFNLDGSMMYMTFASIFIAQIYGIDMTVGQQITMLLVLMLTSKGIAGVPRASLVIIVATCSMFGIPPEGIALILPIDHFCDMGRSMTNVLGNALATSAVSKWEGQLDNHGGEL; translated from the coding sequence ATGAAAGGACAAAACAAACTTTTCTTTGCAATTATCATTGCTTTAGTTTTAGGGGTAATTATTGGTGGAGTAGTACACACTCAGTTTCCAGAAAATACAGAATCTTTTTCTAAAAATATAAAACTTCTCGGAACCATTTTCATCAGATTAGTACAGATGATTATCGCACCATTGGTTTTCACTACATTGGTTGTGGGAATCGCGAAAATGGGAGATACTGCAATGATTGGTAGAGTAGGAGGTAAAGCCATGCTATGGTTTATTACTGCTTCTTTGGTTTCGCTCATGTTAGGTTTGGTTTTGGTAAATTGGTTAGAACCTGGTCACGTTACCAAATTGCCTATTCAAGATGCCAATTCTGCTAAAGAAATCTTGGATAACTCTAAAGGATTTTCTCTGGAAGATTTTGTAAAACACGTAGTTCCAAAAAGCGTTTTCGAAGCTTTTGCTACCAATGAAGTTTTACAAATTGTATTATTTTCTATTATGTTTGGTATTGCCCTTTCTCATTTGGGTGATGAATATTCTAAACCTGTAATCAAATTTTTAGATGTTTGTGCACATGCTATTCTAAAAATGGTAGGTTATATCATGTGGTTTGCTCCACTTGGTGTTTTGGGAGCTATTGCAGCAGTTGTTGCCACCAATGGTTTTGAAATTTTCAAAGTTTATGCGATTTATCTTCGAGATTTCTTCTTTGCACTAGCTATTTTATGGTTGATTTTATGTATTGTAGGTTATCTCATTTTAGGAAATAGATTATTCGAATTATTAAGAAGAATAAAAGAACCTTTGCTTATCGCTTTTTCTACCACCAGTTCAGAAGCCGTTTTTCCGAAGTTGGTAACAGAATTAGAGCGTTTTGGTTGTAATAACAGAATAGTATCATTTATTTTACCACTAGGATATTCTTTCAATTTAGATGGAAGCATGATGTACATGACTTTTGCCTCTATTTTCATTGCTCAGATTTATGGAATCGATATGACGGTTGGTCAACAAATTACTATGCTTTTAGTATTAATGCTTACATCGAAAGGAATTGCAGGAGTTCCAAGAGCGAGTTTGGTGATTATTGTAGCGACTTGTTCTATGTTCGGAATTCCGCCAGAAGGAATTGCACTCATTTTACCGATAGACCATTTCTGCGATATGGGAAGAAGTATGACCAATGTTTTAGGAAACGCACTCGCTACTTCAGCCGTTTCTAAATGGGAAGGACAGCTCGATAATCACGGTGGTGAGTTATAA